A single region of the Sorghum bicolor cultivar BTx623 chromosome 9, Sorghum_bicolor_NCBIv3, whole genome shotgun sequence genome encodes:
- the LOC8061116 gene encoding probable non-specific lipid-transfer protein 2, producing the protein MAAASRASLVLFLVVATSAVVASMLAVAPGAGAATTACVPTQLTPCAPAIVGNAAPTAACCARLKAHPASCFCQYKKNPNMQRYVNSPNGKKVFAACKVPLPKC; encoded by the coding sequence ATGGCGGCAGCGAGCAGGGCGTCTCTGGTGCTGTTCCTGGTGGTGGCGACGAGCGCGGTGGTGGCGAGCATGCTGGCCGTGGCcccgggcgcgggcgcggcgacGACGGCGTGCGTCCCGACGCAGCTGACCCCGTGCGCGCCGGCCATCGTGGGGAACGCGGCGCCCACCGCGGCGTGCTGCGCGAGGCTCAAGGCGCACCCGGCCAGCTGCTTCTGCCAgtacaagaagaaccccaacatgCAGCGCTACGTCAACTCCCCCAACGGCAAGAAGGTCTTCGCCGCCTGCAAGGTGCCCCTGCCCAAGTGCTGA
- the LOC8074555 gene encoding non-specific lipid-transfer protein 2 encodes MATKPAQVLVAVVVLLLLCAATPRGADAATACDATQLTPCAGAIIGSSPPTAACCSRLKEQQPCLCTYARDPNLQRYVNSPNGKKAMAACKVPVPSC; translated from the coding sequence ATGGCGACGAAGCCTGCGCAGGTgctggtggcggtggtggtcctgctgctgctgtgcgcCGCCACGCCGCGGGGCGCCGACGCGGCGACGGCTTGCGACGCCACGCAGCTGACCCCGTGCGCGGGCGCCATCATCGGCAGCTCGCCGCCCACCGCCGCGTGCTGCAGCAGGCTCAAGGAGCAGCAGCCGTGCCTGTGCACGTACGCGCGCGACCCCAACCTGCAGCGCTACGTCAACTCGCCCAACGGCAAGAAGGCCATGGCCGCGTGCAAGGTGCCCGTGCCGTCGTGCTAA